One Mycolicibacterium rufum genomic window, ACCGTCGACCTCGCTCGACGCCGGCGTTGTCTACGGTTACCCACGTGACGTTCGACGCAGACGTAAAAACAGCCGGCGGCGAGCCCCGCAACATCGAGCGCATCCGCGTGGCAGCGCTGCGCAGCTTCGCGCTGCACGGGACGTCGGCGACGACGATGCGGGGCGTCGCGGCGGCGGCCGGGGTGTCACTGGGCCTGGTGCAGCATCACTTCGCCACCAAGGCGGGACTGATCAGCGCCGTCGACGAGTACGTGGTGAAACTCTTCGTCTCCTCCCTGGCCCGCCCGCTTCCGGAGCCGCCGGTGGATTCCGTGACCGAGATCGGCACCCGGGTCACCACGATCCTCGCCGAGCACCCCGACGTCGCGGCCTACCTGAGCCGGGCGCTGGTGGACGGCAGCCCCGTCGGTGCGCAGCTGTTCGACACGCTGTTGGCCGTGGGTATCGCGCGGTGGCAGCAGCGTGTCGACCGGGGCGAGGTGAGTCCGGACGTCGACCTCACCTGGGCGGCGATCAACTCGATGGTGCTCGCACTGGGAACCATCAGTCTCAAGGCTCATGTGGAACGGCACCTCGGCGAGCCGCTCACCAGCCCGGGGCAGCTCGAGCGCTGGCAGAAGTCCGTTGACACCCTGCTGCGCGAGGGTCTGTTCGTCCCGGGGCCCACGCCGTGACAAGACTCAGCGGCGCTCGCCGACGACCCTCTTGCGGTACGCGCTGGGTGTCTCGCCGCAGAACGCGGTGAAGGCGCGGGTGAACGAACTGATGCTGGTGAAGCCGACGTCGGTGGCCGTCTGCTGCACCGACTGTCCGGGGGCGGCGAGCAGCGCCATCGCCCGCAGCATCCGTGCATGCAAAAGATAAGTGCGCCAGGGCATTCCGAGCGTCTCGGCGAACATCCGGCGCAGCGTGCGCTCCGACACCGACACCGCCCTGCTGACCTCCTCGCAGGTGACGGTGGCGAGGTGGGCCTTGGTGTGGGCCATCGCGGCGGCGACCAGCGGCTCGTCGGACGTCGGGAGGCTCAGCGGCGCCTCGTGGTCGAGTGCCTCGTCGACGAGCGCTGCCAGCGTCCGGAAGAATCCCTCGGACACACCGTCGTCCTCGTCGGGCCCGGGCCGACGTTCGATCGGCCAGCGCAACGCGTAGATCATCATCTCGCGGATCAGCGGAGACACCGCGAGGATGCGGGCGCGGTCGCCGCCGTCGGGGATCAGCGTGCGGTCGAACATCACCGCGACGGTCTTGACGTCGGGATTCATCACCGCCTGGTGTTCCAGCCCGGCGGGGATCCAGGCCGCCTGCTGCGGGGGCAGAAGGTAGTGCGCCGAGTCGGTCTCCACCTCGACGACACCGTGCAGGGCGTACTCGATCTGGTGAACTTCGTGGGAGTGCCAGCCGGTGATCAGCGCATCGCCCTCGTAGAGATAGCTGCCGCCGAGTGCCTGACCTCCACGGCGCAGTTCGATGACCGGGCGAGGGTTGGCCGCTACGGACAAGAAGTTGTCCGAACGCGCGGTGACGGTCACGAGTTCTCACGGTACTACTGAACTCATGAACACCGACGACCTGATTTTGGTGAGCATCGACGACCACGTCGTGGAACCCCCCGACATGTTCCTGCGCCACGTCCCGGCCAAGTACCGGGAGGAGGCGCCGATCGTCGTCACCGACGACAAGGGCGTCGACCAGTGGATGTACCAGGGCCGCCCGCAGGGGGTCAGCGGCCTCAACGCGGTCGTGTCCTGGCCCGCCGAGGAGTGGGGCCGCGACCCGGCCGGCTTCGCCGAGATGCGGCCCGGGGTGTACGACGTCCACGAGCGGGTCCGCGACATGAACCGCAACGGCATCCTCGCGTCGATGTGCTTCCCGACCTTCACCGGCTTCTCGGCTCGGCACCTCAACATGCACCGCGAGGAGGCGACGCTGGTGATGGTGTCGGCCTACAACGACTGGCACATCGACGAGTGGGCGGGCTCGTATCCCGACCGCTTCATCCCGATTGCGATCCTGCCGACCTGGAACCCCGAGGCGATGTGCGCCGAGATCCGCCGGGTGGCCGCCAAGGGCTGCCGCGCGGTGACGATGCCGGAGCTTCCTCATCTGGAGGGACTGCCGAGCTACCACGACGACGACTACTGGGGTCCGGTGTTCCGCACCCTGTCCGAGGAGAACGTCGTCATGTGCCTGCACATCGGCACCGGGTTCGGCGCGATCAGCATGGCGCCCAACGCACCCATCGACAACCTGATCATCCTGGCCACCCAGGTCTCGGCGATGTGCGCCCAGGATCTGCTGTGGGGTCCGGCGATGCGCAACTACCCGGACCTGAAGTTCGCCTTCTCCGAGGGCGGCATCGGCTGGATCCCGTTCTACCTCGATCGCAGCGACCGGCACTACACCAACCAGAAGTGGCTGCGCCGCGACTTCGGTGACAAGCTGCCCAGCGACGTGTTCCGCGAGCACTCGCTGGCCTGCTACGTCACCGACAAGACCTCCCTGAAGCTTCGTCACGAGATCGGCATCGACATCATCGCCTGGGAGTGCGACTACCCGCACTCCGACTGCTTCTGGCCGGACGCACCCGAGCAGGTGCTGGCCGAGTTGAACGCCGCGGGTGCGTCGGATGCGGACATCAACAAGATCACCTGGGAGAACTCCTGCCGGTTCTTCGGCTGGGATCCGTTCGCGCGCACGGAGAGAGCCGAGGCGACGGTGGGCGCGCTGCGCGCCAAGGGGGCCGACGTCGACGTGTCGATCCGGCCGCGTGCGGAGTGGGCCCGGCTCTACCGTGACAAGCAGCTCGCGAAGGCCTAGAGGAGGCGGCGCACCGCGGCGAACGGCGACCACCGCCGCGGTGATCGGCGCGACGCATACGGCCAGGGCTGATGCCGTTCCGGAACCGCCTCGGCACGAACGGTTTTCAACCGTGTGCGGAGATGAGAGCGCAGCTCGTGCAGGTTCGGATCGGTCCACCGGTTGACCGCCTCGACCGGGTCGGCGGTGAGGTCGTAGAGCTCCCACTGGTCGTCGAGCGGATCGCTGCGGTAGGTGGGTCCGCCGATGCCGGTGGCCGCCAGGTGGCGAACCCCGGGTTCGGTCCAGGTGGCCGGATCGTCGAACGAGCGCACCAGCTTCCACAGGTGTCCGTCGCCCCCGGGTGCGGCGTCGTCATCAACCCGCAGGACCAGGCCCTCGAAGTTGGCGGCAGTGTCGGCGGGAATCCGGATACGCAGTGGGGCAGGCACATTGGCCGTCAGTTTCAACATGCGCGCGAGGCCCGAGGCCCCGGTGTCGCCCTCGAGAACGTTGTCGCGTGTCATCAGGTAGACCGCTCGCCTGTCGTCGGCGCCGGCGCCGTCGACCACCGGCATCAGGTCCCGGCCTGGCAGCGGGTGTACTTCGGTGAACGAGCGGGCGAGGATTCGCGCAGTGGCCTCCACGTCGACGCCCGCGGCCGACAGCAGCGTCGGCACCAGGTCCACATGCGAGGTGGGAGCGGTGACCGTCCGCGCCGAGGACGGGTCTGCGCCGACCCGGGCGATGACGAAAGGGACGCGGGTGGCCTCGTCGTAGAGGTTGAACCATTTCTGGTGGAGTCCGCCGTGCGCGCCGAGCAGATCTCCGTGGTCGGCGGTGCGCACCAGCACCGTGTCGCCGGATCCGCTGTCGGTGACGGCGCGCCGAACCCGGTCGATCGGCGAATCGACCTCCGCGTGCAACCGGTAGTACAGATCGCGGTATTCCTGCGCGTTGCGCCGGTAGGTGCGCTCGATCGCCCGGGCGGGGCCGTAGCCCGAGTAGTAGGCCTCACGGAAGGCGTTCTGGGCGGCGGGTTTCGCGCTCAGATCCTCCTCGGCGGTGGGTGCGGGCGGCACGTGCGGCGGGTCGAGCGGGGACGGCCGCAGCGGACTGCGTCGCGCCCAGGCCGGGAACAGCACGATGTCGTGCGGGTTGACGAAGCTCGCGACCAGCAGGAAGGGGCGTGCGGCCTCGGGGTCGCCGGCGCGGCGCCGGGCGTAGCGGTCCTCGAGCCAGGCGACGATGCGGTCGGCGATCAGCGGATCACGCCGGACACCGGCGTTGGACAGCGCGGCCCCGTGCGGCTCGGGGCCGACCCAGCCGGAGAAGCCGTAGGGGGCCAGGGGATCCGCCTCGAGGTAGCGGCGCACCGCGTCGGGGTCGACGACTCCGTCATCGTCGTTGGTCGCCAGCGATCTCCCGGTCGCCGGATCGACGAGGTCGGCGTGCGAGATGTGCCACTTGCCGTCGTAATGGGTGTCGTAGCCGGCCGCGCGGAACCAGTTGCCCAGCGTCGGCACCTCGCCGCGGCGCAGCCAGCGCAGCCGGGAGTCGTCGTAGGCCTTGCCGATCCCGTCGGTCTGGGTGACGCCGTGCAGGTCCGGGTACTGCCCGGTGAAGATGGTGGGCCGGCTGGGGACGCAGGCGAGCGAGCCGGTGTAGTGGCGGGCGAAGCTCACGCCGTGCGTGTCGAACCATGCTCGGCCCGGAAGGGTCTCGCGTCGCCAGGCGGCCAGGGCCGCCGTCTCGTACGGCGGTGCCGCGCGTTCCTCGTCGGTCATCACGATCACGATGTCCGGCCGCGGTGACGTCATGACGAACCCCTCTCGGTTGCCGGGCGATGGGCTCATCATCGCGTGTGAGGAGCGTGCGCGCCCGCCGTTCAGGTCAAGCGCAGTCCGCCGAGCACCGTGCGGGTGATGGATTCGGCCCGACGGCGCGGGAAGGCGCGACCTTCGGTCAAGACGGCGTAGACGATGCCGCCGACGATGGCATCGGCGCCATCGCGGGCCGTGTCCTCGTCGCACCCGTGGGCGAGCAACCGGCCGCGGACGCTGTCGTGCAGCGGGGTGGAGAAGCCCGCGTTCAGCCGCGCCGCGGTGTCGGGATGCTCCATCCCGGCAGTGGTCAGGATCCGCAGCATCGCATGGCCCCTCGCGGTCGTCAGCGCTGTCGCCAGGTCCAGCGCCCATGCGCAGATGTCGGCGATGACGTCGGTGGTCGTCCCCACGGGCCGCAGGATCCGGTCGGCGTCCTCCAGGATGACGTCGGCGACCAGGGCGTGCCTGCTCGGCCACCACCGGTAGATGGTCTGCTTGCCGACACCCGCCCGGGCGGCCACCGCCTCGATGGTGAGCTTGTCGAATCCGCGGTCGAGCAGCAGATCTCGGGTCGCGGTGACGATGGCCCGGCGCGACTTCTCGCTGCGCCGGCGGGGCGCGGTGACCGCAGTGGCCATCTCCGACCTCCCGACTCGTCACGGCTTTACACGCAGGTGCTGCAGCCGTAGTGTGCCACAAGACGAGACGTTGCGTCTCGTTGATGTCAGATTTTTTACCACTGCGCCACCTCGGAGGAGCTGACGTGACCATCGGGCTCACTCCCGAACAGGACCAACTGGCGGCCGCCCTGGCGGACTTCGCCGTGCGCCACGCCCCGATCGAGAAAACACGGCATGCCTTCGACGCGCTGGCCGCGGGCGAGCTGCCCGTCTGGTGGGATGAGTTCGTCGCCAACGGTTTCCACGCCGTGCACCTGCCCGAGGAGGTCGGGGGACAGGGCGGGACGCTGACCGACACCGCCTGTGTGGTCGAAGCCGCCGCCACCGCGATGCTGCCCGGCCCGGTGCTGCCGACGATCATCGCCGGCGCCGTCGCGTCGCTGGCCGAGGACACCGCCTCCGCGACGGCACTGCTGGTACGGCTCGCCGAGGGAGTCCCGGCCGCGGTGATCACCGACCGCGATGCTCTGCGCGCGACGGCAGATGAGGACGGCGTGTCGGTGAGCGGCACGCCGGCCGCCACGCTGGGACTGTGTTCCGCTCGGGTGATCCTCGCGCCCGCCCGGTCCGGCGGCCGCACCCGGTGGCTGCTCATCGATCCCACCGCTCCGGGCGCCGAGGTCACGCCACGGACAGGTACCGACAAGACCGTCGACGTCGGGGTCCTGCGGCTCGAGGGGTATCGCTGTCCGGCGGACGATCTGCTCACCGGCATCGACGACGACCGGGCCCGGGCACTGGCGGTGGCCCTCACCGCCGCCGCCACTTCCGGCCTCATTCGGTGGTGTGTGCGTGCGGTGACCGAGCATCTGCGCACCCGCGAGCAGTTCGGCCGCCCGATCGGGTCGTTCCAGGCGCTGCAGCATCAGGCGGCGATGCTGCTGGTGAACAGCGAACTCGCGACCGCAGCGGCGTGGGATGCTGTGCGGTCGGCCTCGGAGTCGTTGTCGCAGAACCGGATCGCCGCCGCCTCCGCCGCGCTGATGGCGGTCGGTCCCGCGCCCGACCTGGTGCTCGACACGCTCACCATGTTCGGTGCGATCGGCTACACGTGGGAACACGACCTGCACCTGTACTGGCGCAAGGCCACCAGCCTGGCCGCCTCGATCGGACCCGTGAGTCGATTCGCCCACGAGCTGGCGGAACTGACGCGGACCGAGAGCCGTGAGCTGACACTCGATCTCGGCGATCTCGATCCTGACTTCCGGGCGACCGTCGCCGGGGTTCTCGACGAAGCCGCCACCTTGTGCAACGACCGGCCGGGGCGCCAGGGCGACTACGAGAATCTCGCCACCGGTCCGCAGCGCACCCTGTTGGCCGACGCGGGGCTGATCGCGCCGCACTGGCCGCGTCCCTGGGGGGTCGGGGCGACGGCGCTGCAACAGTTGATCATCGACGAGGAGTTCGCCACGCGGCCGCACCTGGTGCGGCCGTCGCTGGGCATCGCGGAGTGGATCATGCCGTCGCTGATTACTTCGGCACCCGACCACGTTGCACAGCAGCTGATTCCGCCGACCCAGCGCGGCGAGCTGGGCTGGTGTCAGCTGTTCAGCGAGCCCGGTGCCGGTTCGGATCTGGCGGCGCTGACGACACGCGCGACGAAGGTCGACGGTGGCTGGCGGATCACCGGTCACAAGATCTGGACCTCCTCCGCGCACACCGCCGACTTCGGGGCCCTGCTGGCCCGCACCGATCCGGACGCAGCCAAGCACCGGGGCATCGGATACTTCATCGTCGACATGCGTTCCGAGGGCATCGATGTCCAGCCGATCCGGCAGGCGACCGGTCAAGCCCACTTCAACGAGGTCTTCCTCACCGACGTGTTCGTTCCCGACGAACTCCTGCTCGGCGGGCCGACGGACGGCTGGAATCTGGCGATCGCGACGATGGCGCAGGAACGGGTGGCCATCAGCGCGTACGTGAACTTCGACCGGGCGAGCATCCTGCGCGCGCTGGCCGCGGCCGGTGGCCAGGACCACGTCCAGGTCATGCACGCACTCGGCGAAGCCGACGCCTACGCCACCGCGATCAAGGTGCTGGCGGTGCGCGAGGTGCTGCGCCTGCTCGACGGGCAGGCGCCCGGGCCGGCGTCGAGCATCGCCAAGGTGGCGATGAACGTGATGTTGCGCAGGACATTCGCCGCCAGCCTGGACCTGTCCGCTCCCGCCGGACTGCTCGAGGATGCCGGGCCGGGTGGGACGTCGCTGGTGGAACAGTACTTCCATCTCCCGGCCGAACTGATCGGGGGCGGCACCCGGGAGATCCAGCTCAACATCATCGCCCAGATGATCCTCGGGCTGCCCCGCGCCTGAAAGGCAGTATGACACATGGGATTACGTGGCGAAGCTGCCATCGTCGGCTACGTGGAACTACCCCCCGAGCGGATGAGCAAGGCGACGGTGGCCCCGTTCATGATCGAACAGTGGGCCGAACTCGGCGCCGCCGCGCTCGCCGACGCGGGATTGGCCGGCACCGACGTCGACGGGATCGTCACCACCCACCTCGCCGAGTCGGAGATCTTCGTCCCGTCGACCGTCGCCGAATACCTCGGCGTGCGCGCCAACTTCGCCGAACTCGTCGACCTCGGTGGGGCGAGCGCGGCGGGCATGGTGTGGCGCGCCGCGGCGGCGATCGAGCTGGGCATCTGCGACGTCGTGCTCTGCGTGATCCCGGCGCGCTACCTGACGCCGACGTCGGACAAGAGGCCCCGGCCGATGACCGACGCGGTGTTCTTCGGGGCCTCGAGCAATCAGTACGGCTCGCCCCAGGCCGAATTCGAGATCCCGTACGGCAATCTCGGGCAGAACGGCCCCTACGGTCAGGTCGCCCAGCGGTACGCGTCGGTCTACGGCTACGACGAGCGGGCGATGGCGAAGATCGTGGTGGACCAGCGGGTCAACGCCAATCACACCGACGGCGCGATCTGGAAGGACACGCCGCTGACGATCGAGGACGTGTTGGCCAGCCCGGTGATCGCCGACCCGCTGCACATGCTCGAGATCGTGATGCCCTGCCTGGGCGGGGCGGCCGTCGTGGTGGCCGGCGCCGACATCGCCGCCCGCGCCGCGAACCGGCCGGTCTGGGTCAAGGGATTCGGCGAGCAAGTGCCCTACAAGACACCCACCTACGCCGAGGACCTGCTGCAGACGCCGATCATCCGGGCGGCCGAGACCGCCTTCGCCATGTCGGGGCTGACCCGCGCGCAGATGGACATGGTGTCGATCTACGACTGCTACACCATCACGGTGTTGTTGAGTCTCGAGGACGCGGGGTTCTGCGAGAAGGGGAAGGGCATGGAGTTCGTGTCGCAGCACGACCTGACGTTCCGCGGCGACTTCCCGCTCAACACCGCGGGCGGTCAGCTCGGGTTCGGTCAGGCGGCCAATGCCGGTGGGATGCACCATGTGTGCGATGCCGCCCGACAGATCATGGGCCGTGCAGGCGCCGCTCAGGTCCCGGACTGCCACCGCGCGTTCGTCTCGGGTAACGGCGGCATCCTGTCCGAACAGACCACGCTCGTGCTCGAGGGGGATTGACGGTGGACCACGCCTTCGAGCGGCCGATGCCGGTCAAAACGCCGACCACGGCGCCGTTCTGGGACGCGCTGGCCGCCCACCGCGTCGTCATCCAGTACTCGCCGTCGTCGCAGTCCTACGTGTTCTATCCACGGGTGCGCGCCCCGCGCACGCTCGCCGACGATCTGGAGTGGCGGGAGATCTCCGGCCTGGGCACGCTGTACTCCTACACCGTCGCGCGCAGGCCGGTCGGTCCGCACTTCGCCGACGCCGTGCCGCAACTGCTCGCGATCGTCGAATGGGATGAGGGACCCCGGTTCTCGACCGAGCTGGTCAACGTGGAGCCGGCCGACATCGTGATCGGGATGCGGGTGCGTCCGGTGTTCTGCGACTACCCCGACCACGACGTCACCCTGCTGCGCTACGAGCCGGCCGGCCTCGCATGAGCGAGACCGAGGACCGGCGCGACATCACCGACGTCCTGATCCGCTATGCGACCGGAATCGACACCCGGGACTGGCCGTTGTTCCGCACCGTGTTCACCGACGACTGCCGCCTGGATTACGGCGAGATCGGCAGCTGGACCGGGGTCGACGCGGTGACCGACTTCATGGTCGCCGCGCATGCGGCGGCGGGGCACACGATGCACCGGATCACCAACCCTGCGGTGACCGTCGACGGGAACACCGCACAGGCACGGGCCTACGTCGACGCTCTGATCATGGCGCCCGACAACGCTTCCGGGGTGAATGCCGTGGGCTTCTACGACGACGAGTTCGTCCGCACCGCGCAGGGCTGGCGGCTGCACCGGCGTCGGTTCACCACCGTGCTGATCAGGTCAGTCGTTGCGGGCTGACCTCCTGGGTCACCAGCTTCTGCAGCGGACGGCGCGCGGTCTCGCGCATGGTCAGCACCGTCAGCAGGGTGACCACCGCGGCGCCGATCACGTAGTACGCCGGGGCGATCTGGTTGCCCGTCCGCGCCACCAGCCAGGTGGCCACATACGGTGCCGTGCCGCCGAACAGGGCCACCGAGATGTTGTAGCCGATGGAGTACCCGCTGGACCGCACGCGGGTGGCGAACAACTCGGCGCCGGCGGCCAGCGCCGTCGACGCGAACACCGATTCGATCGCGGCCAGTGCGGCGTGAGCGGTGATCGCGGCCGCCAGCGAGCCGCTGTTGAGCAGCAGGAACAGCGGATAGGTGAAGACCGCGAACAGCACCGAACCGGCGATCAGCAGCGGCTTGCGCCCGATCCGGTCCGACAGCGCGCCCAGCGGGGGGATCAACGCGATCGCGACCAGGCTGGCCACGGTGATGGACACGAATGCGTCGGTCTTGCTGAACTCCAGTGTCTTCGTGAAATAGCTGGGCAGGAAGGTGAACACGACGTAGAAGCCGACGTTGTGGATGATCACCAGCCCGATGATCTGCAGGATGGGCCGCCACGCCGTCGTGACGGCCTCCCTCAGCGGGGACGACGACACCTCGCCGGAGTCACGCAGGTCCAGGAACTCCGGGGTGTCGCCCAGGCGCGTCCGGATGTACAGGCCGACCGCGCCGAGAACGCCGGCGATCAGGAACGGGATCCGCCAGCCGTAGGCGTCCATGGCCGACTCGGACAGCACCGTCTCCAGCGCGGTGACGGTCACCGAACCGAGCAGGAAGCCCACCACCACCGACCAGACGAGGAACGACACCACGAATCCGCGATGCCGGTCGGAGGCGTACTCGGCCAGAAAGCATGCGCCGCTGCCGTATTCGCCGCCGGCGGAGAATCCTTGCAGG contains:
- a CDS encoding acyl-CoA dehydrogenase gives rise to the protein MTIGLTPEQDQLAAALADFAVRHAPIEKTRHAFDALAAGELPVWWDEFVANGFHAVHLPEEVGGQGGTLTDTACVVEAAATAMLPGPVLPTIIAGAVASLAEDTASATALLVRLAEGVPAAVITDRDALRATADEDGVSVSGTPAATLGLCSARVILAPARSGGRTRWLLIDPTAPGAEVTPRTGTDKTVDVGVLRLEGYRCPADDLLTGIDDDRARALAVALTAAATSGLIRWCVRAVTEHLRTREQFGRPIGSFQALQHQAAMLLVNSELATAAAWDAVRSASESLSQNRIAAASAALMAVGPAPDLVLDTLTMFGAIGYTWEHDLHLYWRKATSLAASIGPVSRFAHELAELTRTESRELTLDLGDLDPDFRATVAGVLDEAATLCNDRPGRQGDYENLATGPQRTLLADAGLIAPHWPRPWGVGATALQQLIIDEEFATRPHLVRPSLGIAEWIMPSLITSAPDHVAQQLIPPTQRGELGWCQLFSEPGAGSDLAALTTRATKVDGGWRITGHKIWTSSAHTADFGALLARTDPDAAKHRGIGYFIVDMRSEGIDVQPIRQATGQAHFNEVFLTDVFVPDELLLGGPTDGWNLAIATMAQERVAISAYVNFDRASILRALAAAGGQDHVQVMHALGEADAYATAIKVLAVREVLRLLDGQAPGPASSIAKVAMNVMLRRTFAASLDLSAPAGLLEDAGPGGTSLVEQYFHLPAELIGGGTREIQLNIIAQMILGLPRA
- a CDS encoding MFS transporter, with the translated sequence MTIDPATTPRTAPASGTVAKAVRGAAIGNTVEWFDFAIYGFLATYIADKFFPPGDETAALLNTFAIFAAAFFMRPLGGFFFGPLGDRIGRQKVLALVILMMSASTLAIGLVPSYQSIGVFAPILLLLLRCLQGFSAGGEYGSGACFLAEYASDRHRGFVVSFLVWSVVVGFLLGSVTVTALETVLSESAMDAYGWRIPFLIAGVLGAVGLYIRTRLGDTPEFLDLRDSGEVSSSPLREAVTTAWRPILQIIGLVIIHNVGFYVVFTFLPSYFTKTLEFSKTDAFVSITVASLVAIALIPPLGALSDRIGRKPLLIAGSVLFAVFTYPLFLLLNSGSLAAAITAHAALAAIESVFASTALAAGAELFATRVRSSGYSIGYNISVALFGGTAPYVATWLVARTGNQIAPAYYVIGAAVVTLLTVLTMRETARRPLQKLVTQEVSPQRLT
- a CDS encoding amidohydrolase family protein — encoded protein: MNTDDLILVSIDDHVVEPPDMFLRHVPAKYREEAPIVVTDDKGVDQWMYQGRPQGVSGLNAVVSWPAEEWGRDPAGFAEMRPGVYDVHERVRDMNRNGILASMCFPTFTGFSARHLNMHREEATLVMVSAYNDWHIDEWAGSYPDRFIPIAILPTWNPEAMCAEIRRVAAKGCRAVTMPELPHLEGLPSYHDDDYWGPVFRTLSEENVVMCLHIGTGFGAISMAPNAPIDNLIILATQVSAMCAQDLLWGPAMRNYPDLKFAFSEGGIGWIPFYLDRSDRHYTNQKWLRRDFGDKLPSDVFREHSLACYVTDKTSLKLRHEIGIDIIAWECDYPHSDCFWPDAPEQVLAELNAAGASDADINKITWENSCRFFGWDPFARTERAEATVGALRAKGADVDVSIRPRAEWARLYRDKQLAKA
- a CDS encoding Zn-ribbon domain-containing OB-fold protein, which codes for MPVKTPTTAPFWDALAAHRVVIQYSPSSQSYVFYPRVRAPRTLADDLEWREISGLGTLYSYTVARRPVGPHFADAVPQLLAIVEWDEGPRFSTELVNVEPADIVIGMRVRPVFCDYPDHDVTLLRYEPAGLA
- a CDS encoding TetR/AcrR family transcriptional regulator yields the protein MATAVTAPRRRSEKSRRAIVTATRDLLLDRGFDKLTIEAVAARAGVGKQTIYRWWPSRHALVADVILEDADRILRPVGTTTDVIADICAWALDLATALTTARGHAMLRILTTAGMEHPDTAARLNAGFSTPLHDSVRGRLLAHGCDEDTARDGADAIVGGIVYAVLTEGRAFPRRRAESITRTVLGGLRLT
- a CDS encoding AraC family transcriptional regulator, translating into MTVTARSDNFLSVAANPRPVIELRRGGQALGGSYLYEGDALITGWHSHEVHQIEYALHGVVEVETDSAHYLLPPQQAAWIPAGLEHQAVMNPDVKTVAVMFDRTLIPDGGDRARILAVSPLIREMMIYALRWPIERRPGPDEDDGVSEGFFRTLAALVDEALDHEAPLSLPTSDEPLVAAAMAHTKAHLATVTCEEVSRAVSVSERTLRRMFAETLGMPWRTYLLHARMLRAMALLAAPGQSVQQTATDVGFTSISSFTRAFTAFCGETPSAYRKRVVGERR
- a CDS encoding TetR/AcrR family transcriptional regulator, with protein sequence MTFDADVKTAGGEPRNIERIRVAALRSFALHGTSATTMRGVAAAAGVSLGLVQHHFATKAGLISAVDEYVVKLFVSSLARPLPEPPVDSVTEIGTRVTTILAEHPDVAAYLSRALVDGSPVGAQLFDTLLAVGIARWQQRVDRGEVSPDVDLTWAAINSMVLALGTISLKAHVERHLGEPLTSPGQLERWQKSVDTLLREGLFVPGPTP
- a CDS encoding thiolase family protein; the encoded protein is MGLRGEAAIVGYVELPPERMSKATVAPFMIEQWAELGAAALADAGLAGTDVDGIVTTHLAESEIFVPSTVAEYLGVRANFAELVDLGGASAAGMVWRAAAAIELGICDVVLCVIPARYLTPTSDKRPRPMTDAVFFGASSNQYGSPQAEFEIPYGNLGQNGPYGQVAQRYASVYGYDERAMAKIVVDQRVNANHTDGAIWKDTPLTIEDVLASPVIADPLHMLEIVMPCLGGAAVVVAGADIAARAANRPVWVKGFGEQVPYKTPTYAEDLLQTPIIRAAETAFAMSGLTRAQMDMVSIYDCYTITVLLSLEDAGFCEKGKGMEFVSQHDLTFRGDFPLNTAGGQLGFGQAANAGGMHHVCDAARQIMGRAGAAQVPDCHRAFVSGNGGILSEQTTLVLEGD
- a CDS encoding sulfatase-like hydrolase/transferase, with the translated sequence MTSPRPDIVIVMTDEERAAPPYETAALAAWRRETLPGRAWFDTHGVSFARHYTGSLACVPSRPTIFTGQYPDLHGVTQTDGIGKAYDDSRLRWLRRGEVPTLGNWFRAAGYDTHYDGKWHISHADLVDPATGRSLATNDDDGVVDPDAVRRYLEADPLAPYGFSGWVGPEPHGAALSNAGVRRDPLIADRIVAWLEDRYARRRAGDPEAARPFLLVASFVNPHDIVLFPAWARRSPLRPSPLDPPHVPPAPTAEEDLSAKPAAQNAFREAYYSGYGPARAIERTYRRNAQEYRDLYYRLHAEVDSPIDRVRRAVTDSGSGDTVLVRTADHGDLLGAHGGLHQKWFNLYDEATRVPFVIARVGADPSSARTVTAPTSHVDLVPTLLSAAGVDVEATARILARSFTEVHPLPGRDLMPVVDGAGADDRRAVYLMTRDNVLEGDTGASGLARMLKLTANVPAPLRIRIPADTAANFEGLVLRVDDDAAPGGDGHLWKLVRSFDDPATWTEPGVRHLAATGIGGPTYRSDPLDDQWELYDLTADPVEAVNRWTDPNLHELRSHLRTRLKTVRAEAVPERHQPWPYASRRSPRRWSPFAAVRRLL
- a CDS encoding nuclear transport factor 2 family protein — protein: MSETEDRRDITDVLIRYATGIDTRDWPLFRTVFTDDCRLDYGEIGSWTGVDAVTDFMVAAHAAAGHTMHRITNPAVTVDGNTAQARAYVDALIMAPDNASGVNAVGFYDDEFVRTAQGWRLHRRRFTTVLIRSVVAG